One window from the genome of Thermus tengchongensis encodes:
- a CDS encoding 2-oxoacid:ferredoxin oxidoreductase subunit beta: protein MLELKLADYKAEKQPDWCPGCGDYGILSALQMALFELRKDPSQTVVFSGIGCSAKTPHYLNVYGVHTLHGRVLPIAQGAKLANPHLTVVAVGGDGDGLGIGAGHFVAAGRRNVDMLYILYDNEVYGLTKGQAGPTLGLGEKTKSLPKPNPQGRINPLLLAFASGYTWIARGYAYDVKGLKELIKEGLEHKGLAFLHVLQPCPTYNDLHTKEWFAPRLYKLQDEGYDPYVPEGLPPEELDKKMAQFQEKAAEWGERIPIGVFWKAEVPTFEERLKAYLPRYPEVYPALGQREPLDLEGLLKEFAL, encoded by the coding sequence ATGTTGGAACTCAAACTTGCCGATTACAAGGCGGAAAAGCAACCGGACTGGTGCCCGGGCTGCGGGGACTATGGCATCCTTTCTGCGTTGCAGATGGCCCTTTTTGAGCTGCGGAAGGACCCCAGCCAGACCGTGGTCTTCTCGGGGATCGGTTGCTCGGCCAAAACCCCCCACTACCTGAACGTGTACGGGGTCCACACCTTGCACGGCCGCGTGCTGCCCATCGCCCAGGGGGCCAAGCTGGCCAACCCCCACCTCACGGTGGTGGCGGTGGGCGGGGACGGGGATGGCCTCGGCATCGGGGCCGGGCACTTTGTGGCCGCAGGCCGCCGTAACGTGGACATGCTCTACATCCTCTACGACAACGAGGTCTACGGCCTCACCAAGGGGCAGGCGGGGCCCACCTTGGGCCTTGGGGAGAAGACCAAAAGCCTCCCCAAGCCCAACCCCCAAGGGCGCATCAACCCCCTTCTCCTGGCCTTTGCCTCCGGCTACACCTGGATCGCCCGCGGCTACGCCTACGACGTGAAGGGCCTGAAGGAGCTCATCAAGGAGGGCCTCGAGCACAAGGGCCTGGCCTTCCTCCACGTCCTTCAGCCCTGCCCCACCTACAACGACCTGCACACCAAGGAGTGGTTCGCTCCTAGGCTCTACAAGCTCCAGGATGAGGGGTACGATCCGTATGTTCCCGAGGGGCTTCCCCCAGAGGAGTTGGACAAGAAGATGGCGCAATTCCAGGAAAAGGCCGCAGAATGGGGAGAAAGGATTCCCATAGGGGTTTTCTGGAAGGCGGAGGTGCCCACCTTTGAGGAGCGCCTCAAGGCCTACCTGCCCCGCTACCCCGAGGTCTACCCCGCCCTGGGGCAGCGGGAGCCTTTGGACCTCGAGGGGCTCCTGAAGGAGTTCGCCCTCTAG
- a CDS encoding 5-formyltetrahydrofolate cyclo-ligase, giving the protein MTLGELREEVWNTLARYDLALHPTPPHGHHPNFLGAKRAAAHLLRTPEFQRARLILAGMDAVLKPLREEALRQGKALILPHPDRPGEFVLLKDLDPRRLKRVREAYRYGVRVDLKGQPIDLVLIGAVAVDEEGGWVGKGYGFPQGWLAVEAPFATLAHALMVYPKLPVEPERRVDLIATPQRLIRP; this is encoded by the coding sequence ATGACCCTAGGCGAGCTCAGGGAAGAGGTCTGGAACACCCTGGCCCGCTACGACCTGGCCCTCCACCCCACACCCCCCCACGGCCACCACCCCAACTTCCTGGGGGCCAAGCGGGCGGCGGCGCACCTCCTCCGCACCCCGGAGTTCCAAAGGGCCAGGCTCATCCTGGCGGGTATGGATGCAGTGCTGAAACCCCTGCGGGAGGAGGCCCTGCGGCAAGGGAAGGCCCTGATCCTCCCCCACCCCGACCGGCCAGGGGAGTTCGTGCTCCTCAAGGACCTGGACCCTAGGCGGCTCAAGCGGGTGCGGGAGGCCTACCGCTATGGGGTGAGGGTGGATCTAAAGGGCCAGCCCATCGACCTGGTCCTCATCGGGGCTGTGGCCGTGGACGAGGAAGGGGGGTGGGTGGGGAAGGGCTATGGCTTTCCCCAAGGCTGGCTTGCCGTGGAAGCCCCCTTCGCCACCCTGGCCCACGCCCTCATGGTCTACCCCAAGCTCCCCGTGGAGCCGGAGCGCCGGGTGGACCTGATCGCCACCCCCCAGCGGCTCATCCGGCCCTAG